The following DNA comes from Pseudomonas sp. MYb118.
GCCGCCTGCGCCGGCCGACGCGGCTGGTTGTTCTGCCTGCCACTGCTGTTTGCGCTGCCGCAGCCGAGTTACGCGTTCGAGTTCAAGGACCTGTGGTTGCGCCCCGATCAGCAGGGCCTGCACCTGCTCAAGCAAAAGCGCCCGGCCGAAGCGGCCCGACATTTCGACGATCACCAGTGGCAAGGCGTGGCGCTTTACGAAGCCGGCGACTACAGTGGCGCCGCCCAGCGCTTCGCCGAAGGCAACGACGCCCACGCCCACTACAATCGAGGCAACGCGCTGGCCAAAAGCGGTGAACTGGACGCCGCGCTGGATGCCTACGAACAGGCACTGGAGCTGCAACCGGATCTGCGCCCGGCATTGACCAACAAGGCCGTCGTGGAAAACCTGCTGAAGCAGAAAAATGCGCCGAAACCGGCCGAACCGGAAAAGCCCGACGAAGACCAAGCCCCAGGCCCGCAAGAAACACCACCGGGCGCGGCAACGCAACCGACGGACAGCGGCGAAGCGAAACCCGACACACAGGCCGCCGCGCCAGACACACAGGACAGTGAAACCACGCCGCCACGGCCGGGCAGCAATGAAGTCCCCGGCAGCGAACTGGGCGACGAGCAAAGCACCACCCCGCCGCTGCGTCCGGCCGACGATGCCATCGACGGCGAACAGCGCCAGGCTCTGGAGCAATGGCTGCGCAAGATCCCGGATGATCCCGGCGAACTGCTCAGGCGCAAATTCTGGTACGAACAGCAGCAATATCAGGATCAGGAAAAAACCCGATGACCCGCTTCACCGCTTTTTTGGCCACCGCGCTGTTCTGGACCTTGCAGGCCCAGGCCGTGGAACTGGTCGCCAGTGTCGACCGTACTCGCCTGAATTCCGGCGAGACGGTCGAGCTGACCCTGGAATCCAACGATGTGACGCAGTTCGGCAAACCCGACCTGACGCCGCTGGAACCGCTGTTCGAGGTGCGCGGCACCCGCCAGGTCAACCAGTTGACCAGCATCAACGGCGACAGCCGCGCCACCACCCGCTGGATCATCACCCTGTTGCCGCGCCAGAACGGCAGCGTGGTCATCGAGCCATTGAAACTGGGTGACGCCCAGACCCAGCCGATTACCTTGCAGGTGGTCGAGAGTGAAAAACAGGACAGCATCGGCAAGCGCGGGCCGGTGTTCATCGAAGCCAGCCTCGATCAGGCCAGCGTGTATGTACAGGCCCAGGCCCTGCTGACACTGCGCATCTACCACTCCGTGTCGCTGTACGACGACAGCAGCCTGACACCCTTGCAGATCCCCGACGCGCGGATCGAGCAATTGGGTGAGTCGCGCACCTACGAAAAGGACATCAACGGCCTGCGCCACGGCGTGATCGAGTTGCGCTATGCGATCTATCCGCAACACAGCGGCCAGTTGACCATTCCGGCGCAGATCTTCAGCGCCACCCTGGTGGATCCGCAACCGGCCCAGGACGTTGAAGCCCAGGTGCCGAAATCCGGCAAGCTGATGCGCGTCAGCTCCGAGAAACTGCCGCTGACGGTCAAGGCCAAGCCCGCCAGCTATCCCGCGGATATGCCATGGTTGCCGGCGCGCAGCCTGAGCCTGAGCGAAAGCTGGAACCCGGAGCCGGACCACGCCCAGGTGGGCGACTCGCTGACCCGCAGCCTGACCCTGAAAGCCGAAGGCCTGGCCAGTTCACAACTGCCGCCGCTGCCAGCCACCGATGTCAACGGCCTGCGCCGCTATCCCGATCAGCCGGTGCTGGGCAACCAGAACAGCGAGCGCGGCCTGATCGGCAGCCGTGAAGACCGCGAGGCGCTGGTGCCGACCCGCAGCGGCGACATCGAATTGCCGACGGTGGACGTGGTCTGGTGGAACACCTTCGAGGATCACCTGGAACACACCAGCCTGCCGGCGCGCACCCTGAATGTGGCGAACAACCCGGGGCTGATCGTCGATACCCCGGCGGGGGTGACGCCGGTCGCCTCGACGGCGGACAGCGAAGCGCTGTGGTGGTGGAAGCTCAGTACCCTGGTGCTAGCCTGCACCACCCTGCTCGGCTTCGGCCTGTGGTGGCGCGCCCGCTGGCAACCGGCGATCCTGCGCGCCGCGCAAACCGGCCCGAGCCCCCGCACTGTGCTCGACGACCTCAAGCGCGCCTGCCAGGCCAACGACACCCACGCCACCCGCCAGGCCCTGGACGCCTGGGCCCGCCAGCAACCGGAAACCCTGGCCGACATGGCCGCGCGCTTCGTGCCACTGTCCGATGCCCTGGACGGCCTCAACGGCGCGCTCTACAGCGAAAGCGGCCAGCACTGGCAGGGCGAAGAACTGTGGCGCGCCATCCGCACCATTCCGATGGCCGAGCGGACCCAGGACCCACTGGGCGACAGCGGGTTGCCGCCGCTTTATCCGAAATAGTTGTTGCCTGAACCAATGCAATCGCGAGCAGGCTCGCTCCCACAGTGTGGTCAGTGTTCACATCATTTGTGTTCCAACCATGAACCTGTGGGAGCGGGCTTGCTCGCGAAGGGGCCCTGTCAGTCGCCAATGCTGTATCTGACACACCGCTATCGCGAGCAAGCCCGCTCCCACAGTGCGGTCAGTGTTCACACGATTTGTGTTCCAACCATGAACCTGTGGGAGCGGGCTTGCTCGCGAAGGGGCCGTGTCAGTCGCCAAATGTTGTGTCTGACACACCGCTTTCGCGGGCAAGCCCGCTCCCACAGTGTGGTCAGTGTTCACACGATTTGTGTTCCAACCACGAACCTGTGGGAGCGGGCTTGCTCGCGAACGGGCCGTATCAGTCGCCAATGCTGTGTCTGACAGGCCGCTATCGCGAGCAGGCTCGCTCCCACAGTGTGATCAGTGCTCTCACCATTTGTGTTCCAACCATGAACCTGTGGGAGCGGGCTTGCCCGCGAATGGGCCCTGTCAGTCGCCAATGCTGTATCTGACACACCGCTATCGCGAGCAAGCCCGCTCCCACAGGGTTACGGTTGACATACAGATCGTGGGAGCACTCACCGCACTGTGGGAGCGAGCCTGCTCGCGATAGCGCTCTCAAGATCACCTCGATTACCCCTGCCCACCGCTTTCCCCGTAAACTCCCACCCCTTTCGCCGCTGTCCATTTCCTCGCGGCCACGACCTTATTTCCTACGGAGTTCGCCTTGCGTCTGTTTCACACCTCCGACTGGCACCTGGGGCAAAACCTGCACGGCCAGGATCGCGATTACGAGCACGGCTGTTTTCTCGAATGGCTGTTGCGCCAGCTCAAGGCCGACCAGCCTGACGTACTGCTGATCGCCGGCGACATCTTCGACACGGTCAACCCGCCGGTCAAAGCCCAGGAGCGCCTGTACGATTTCATCGTCAGCGCCCACGAACAACAACCCAAGCTGACCATCGTGATGATCGCCGGCAACCACGACTCCGGCTCGCGCATCGAACTGCCAGCACCGTTGATGCGCCGCCTGCGCACCCACGCGCTGGGTCGCGTGCTGTGGCTGGACGACGGCCAGCTCGACGTCGAGCGCCTGCTGTTGCCGCTGCCGGACGCCAAGGGCAAGACCGTCGCCTGGTGCCTGGCGCTGCCTTTCCTGCGCCCGGCCGAAGTGACCGGCGCGCACCTGGGCGACGACTACCTGCGCGGCATCGGCCAGGTGCACGAATGGCTGATCGAAGCCGCCAACGCCAAGCGCAAGCGCGGCCAGGCGCTGATCGCCATCAGCCACGCGCACATGGCCGGCGGCTCGGTGTCGGAAGACTCCGAGCGCAGCCTGATCATCGGCAACGCCGAAGCCCTGCCGGCCAGCCTGTTCGGGCCAAGCATCAGCTATGTCGCCCTGGGCCACCTGCACAAGCCGCAGAAGGTCAACGGCGAAACGCGGATTCGCTACAGCGGCTCGCCGATCCCGTTGTCCTTTTCCGAAATCGCCTACAAACACCAGATCCTCGACGTTCAGCTCGACGGCGACAAACTGGTCAGCGTCGAACCCAGGCTGATCCCCCGCGCCGTCAACCTGCAACGCCTCGGCCCGGCGCCACTGGCCGAAATCCTGCTGCAACTGACCGACCTGCCCAACGTCGACCTGCTGGCCGAAACCCAGCGTCAGCCGTGGCTGGAAGTGCGGGTACGCCTCGACGAGCCGCAACCGGACCTGCGCAATCAGGTGGAAACCGCCCTGCAAGGCAAGGCCGTGCGCCTGGTGCGCATCGCTGCCGAATACGCCGGCAGCGGCAGCCGTGACGGCGTCGATGACGGCGCCGCGCTGATCGAGCTCGACCAACTGACGCCCCAGGAACTGTTCAGCCGTGCCTGGCAGGACAACTACGGCAGCGAGGTCGATGAGCAGACGCTGAAGGACTTCGCCGAGTTGCTGCAAGACGTACAGATGGAGGACGAGCAGCCATGAAGATTCTGGCGATCCGCCTGAAAAACCTCGCCTCCCTGGCCGGGCCTTTCGAAATCGACTTCACCGCCGAACCGCTGGCCAGCGCCGGCCTGTTCGCCATCACCGGACCCACCGGCGCCGGCAAGAGCACCCTGCTCGATGCCTTGTGCCTGGCGCTGTTTGGCGCGGTGCCGCGCCTGAGCAACGCCCAGGTGTCGGCCAAGGCCCCGGACGCCGATGGCGAGATCAGCACCGGTGACCCGCGCACCCTGCTGCGTCGCGGCACCGGTGAAGGCTATGCCGAAGTGGATTTCGTCGGCATCGACGGCCGCCGCTACCGCGCGCGCTGGGAAGCCAACCGCGCCCGGGAAAAGGCCGCCGGCAAACTCCAGGCCAGTCGCCAGAGCCTGCGCGACATCGACCTGGATCAACTGCTGGCCAGCCAGAAAGTCGAGTTCAAGACCCAGCTCGAAACCGTGCTGGGCCTGAATTTCGAGCAATTCACCCGCGCCGTGCTGCTGGCGCAAAGCGAGTTCAGCGCCTTTCTCAAGGCCAACGACAACGAACGCAGCGAACTGCTGGAAAA
Coding sequences within:
- a CDS encoding BatD family protein — protein: MTRFTAFLATALFWTLQAQAVELVASVDRTRLNSGETVELTLESNDVTQFGKPDLTPLEPLFEVRGTRQVNQLTSINGDSRATTRWIITLLPRQNGSVVIEPLKLGDAQTQPITLQVVESEKQDSIGKRGPVFIEASLDQASVYVQAQALLTLRIYHSVSLYDDSSLTPLQIPDARIEQLGESRTYEKDINGLRHGVIELRYAIYPQHSGQLTIPAQIFSATLVDPQPAQDVEAQVPKSGKLMRVSSEKLPLTVKAKPASYPADMPWLPARSLSLSESWNPEPDHAQVGDSLTRSLTLKAEGLASSQLPPLPATDVNGLRRYPDQPVLGNQNSERGLIGSREDREALVPTRSGDIELPTVDVVWWNTFEDHLEHTSLPARTLNVANNPGLIVDTPAGVTPVASTADSEALWWWKLSTLVLACTTLLGFGLWWRARWQPAILRAAQTGPSPRTVLDDLKRACQANDTHATRQALDAWARQQPETLADMAARFVPLSDALDGLNGALYSESGQHWQGEELWRAIRTIPMAERTQDPLGDSGLPPLYPK
- a CDS encoding exonuclease SbcCD subunit D C-terminal domain-containing protein; this encodes MRLFHTSDWHLGQNLHGQDRDYEHGCFLEWLLRQLKADQPDVLLIAGDIFDTVNPPVKAQERLYDFIVSAHEQQPKLTIVMIAGNHDSGSRIELPAPLMRRLRTHALGRVLWLDDGQLDVERLLLPLPDAKGKTVAWCLALPFLRPAEVTGAHLGDDYLRGIGQVHEWLIEAANAKRKRGQALIAISHAHMAGGSVSEDSERSLIIGNAEALPASLFGPSISYVALGHLHKPQKVNGETRIRYSGSPIPLSFSEIAYKHQILDVQLDGDKLVSVEPRLIPRAVNLQRLGPAPLAEILLQLTDLPNVDLLAETQRQPWLEVRVRLDEPQPDLRNQVETALQGKAVRLVRIAAEYAGSGSRDGVDDGAALIELDQLTPQELFSRAWQDNYGSEVDEQTLKDFAELLQDVQMEDEQP